A single window of Neurospora crassa OR74A linkage group VII, whole genome shotgun sequence DNA harbors:
- a CDS encoding fungal cellulose binding domain-containing protein gives MKFSSALAFLAAAGAQAHYTFPKGYSTGAVSGEYEHIRMTENHYNRGPVADVTSESMTCYELNPGKGAPKTLSVAAGSNYTFVVGDNIGHPGPLHFYMAKVPEGKTAATFDGKGAVWFKIYQDGPMGLGTGQLTWPSAGATEVSVKLPSCLESGEYLLRVEHIGLHSAGSVGGAQLYIACAQLNVTGGTGTINTSGKLVSFPGAYKATDPGLLFNLYYPAPTSYTNPGPAVATCDGASAPAAPAPAPSSAAPSAPAASAPSATVPAVSATSAAAVGKASSTPKKGCKRAARKH, from the exons atgaaGTTCAGCAGCGCTCTCGCTTTCCTGGCTGCGGCCGGAGCCCAGGCTCACT ACACTTTCCCCAAGGGCTACTCCACTGGCGCCGTCTCCGGAGAATATGAACACATCCGCATGACCGAGAACCACTACAACCGCGGCCCCGTTGCCGACGTCACCTCGGAATCCATGACCTGCTACGAGCTCAACCCCGGCAAGGGCGCCCCCAAGACTTTGTCCGTCGCGGCCGGATCCAACTACACGTTTGTCGTCGGCGACAACATCGGCCATCCCGGTCCCTTGCACTTTTACATGGCCAAGGTCCCCGAGGGCAAGACGGCTGCCACTTTTGACGGCAAGGGCGCCGTTTGGTTCAAGATTTACCAGGATGGACCCATGGGACTGGGAACCGGCCAGCTCACGTGGCCCAGTGCTG GCGCCACCGAGGTCTCCGTCAAACTCCCCTCCTGCCTTGAGTCCGGCGAGTACCTCCTCCGTGTGGAGCACATCGGTCTGCACAGCGCTGGCTCCGTCGGTGGTGCGCAGCTGTACATTGCGTGCGCGCAGCTCAACGTGACgggcggcaccggcaccatcaacaccagcGGCAAGCTGGTTTCCTTCCCCGGCGCGTACAAGGCTACCGACCCCGGCCTCTTGTTCAACCTCTACTACCCTGCTCCTACCAGCTACACCAACCCCGGTCCCGCTGTTGCCACTTGCGATGGTGCCTCGGCCCcggctgctcctgctcctgctccgtCCTCCGCCGCCCCCAGTGCTCCCGCTGCCTCTGCCCCTAGTGCGACGGTCCCTGCTGTGAGCGCCACcagcgctgctgctgtgggcAAGGCGAGCTCTACTCCCAAGAAGGGCTGCAAGCGCGCCGCTCGTAAGCACTAA